Proteins encoded in a region of the Drosophila sechellia strain sech25 chromosome 2L, ASM438219v1, whole genome shotgun sequence genome:
- the LOC6617693 gene encoding putative inorganic phosphate cotransporter, which produces MTQQPQWGISLSRYFVIPQRVILAIMGFLAILNAYTMRVCLSQAITVLVVKRNSTDDDSEAICEPDDIDEGTSIGGDFEWSEELQGLILSSFYIGYIVTHIPGGLLAEKFGGKWTLGLGILSTAVFTMLTPLAINKGDSDWLIVTRVLMGLGEGTTFPALSVLLAAWVPANERGKLGALVLGGGQVGTIMGNLLSGVFIDAYGWEFVFYFFGGLGVVWFAIFVFLCYSDPTSHPFIKPSEREYLVKEIGTISRNEDLPPTPWKAILTNLPMFALVAAQIGHDWGFYIMVTDLPKYMADVLQFSIKANGLYSSLPYIMMWIVSVGSGFVADWMIRRGVMSTTNTRKVMTGLAAFGPAIFMVGASYAGCDRVLVVVLFTICMGLMGAYYAGMKLSPLDMSPNYAGTLMAITNGIGAITGVITPYLVGVMTPNASLLEWRLVFWVAFGVLCVTAVIYCIWASGEVQPFNNAPIQPPSVDFEAQERKVGGEKTRGLEQSS; this is translated from the exons ATGACGCAACAGCCGCAATGGGGCATAAGCCTCTCGAGGT ATTTCGTGATACCCCAGCGAGTGATCCTGGCCATCATGGGCTTCCTGGCCATCCTGAATGCCTACACGATGCGCGTCTGTCTATCGCAGGCCATCACGGTACTGGTGGTCAAGAGGAACTCCACGGACGATGATTCTGAGGCGATCTGCGAACCCGATGACATCGACGAGGGAACCAGT ATTGGTGGCGATTTCGAATGGTCTGAGGAGCTGCAAGGTTTGATCCTGTCCTCTTTCTACATCGGTTACATTGTCACCCACATTCCCGGCGGTCTGCTGGCCGAGAAGTTCGGTGGCAAATGGACCCTGGGCCTTGGCATTCTGTCCACCGCCGTGTTCACCATGCTGACGCCTTTGGCCATCAACAAGGGTGACTCCGACTGGCTGATTGTGACCCGAGTTCTGATGGGTCTGGGCGAGGGAACCACCTTCCCCGCTTTGAGTGTCCTGCTAGCTGCTTGGGTACCGGCCAACGAACGTGGAAAGCTCGGTGCTCTGGTGCTGGGTGGTGGTCAAGTGGGTACTATCATGGGCAACCTGTTGTCTGGCGTGTTTATAGACGCCTATGGCTGGGAGTTTGTCTTCTACTTCTTTGGCGGTCTGGGTGTTGTCTGGTTTGCCATCTTT GTCTTCCTCTGCTACAGCGATCCCACGTCGCATCCCTTCATCAAGCCCAGCGAGCGCGAGTATCTGGTCAAGGAGATTGGCACCATTAGCCGCAACGAGGACCTGCCCCCCACGCCGTGGAAGGCCATCCTCACCAACCTGCCCATGTTTGCTCTGGTGGCCGCCCAGATTGGTCACGATTGGGGCTTCTACATCATGGTGACGGATCTGCCCAAGTACATGGCCGACGTTCTGCAGTTCTCGATCAAGGCCAACGGTCTGTACTCCTCGCTGCCCTACATCATGATGTGGATCGTGTCCGTGGGCAGTGGCTTCGTGGCCGATTGGATGATCCGCCGTGGCGTGATGAGCACCACAAACACCCGCAAGGTGATGACTGGTCTGGCTGCCTTCGGTCCGGCCATCTTCATGGTGGGCGCCTCCTACGCCGGCTGCGATCGTGTCCTCGTCGTGGTGCTCTTCACCATCTGCATGGGCCTGATGGGCGCCTACTATGCGGGCATGAAACTTAGTCCCCTGGACATGAGTCCGAACTACGCCGGAACGCTAATGGCCATCACAAACGGAATTGGAGCAATCACCGGAGTGATCACGCCGTACCTTGTGGGCGTGATGACACCAAAT GCCTCGCTGCTGGAGTGGCGTCTTGTGTTCTGGGTGGCCTTCGGCGTGCTCTGCGTCACTGCCGTCATCTACTGCATCTGGGCATCCGGAGAGGTGCAGCCGTTCAATAACGCACCCATACAGCCGCCCTCCGTCGACTTTGAGGCACAGGAGCGCAAGGTGGGTGGTGAAAAGACGAGGGGTCTGGAGCAGAGCTCGTAA
- the LOC6617695 gene encoding putative inorganic phosphate cotransporter, producing MLPAVEQKLSDIFIYLEVRQRWVLCCFTFLAIINAYTMRLCLDFTLNRIILECGGHRVDNVPQVLNPKALPNWRFELAMALNHTEYQLRSRLKAGKEHQDPNQISDKRSRDREPAGENPPGQEDSQERLSCSELWPRQTQSLVVMAFYAGYMLTHVPGGRLAERYGGKWVLGAAILTSAVLTLLTPTAVRQGGPYALVAVRLLVGICEGPCFPAVCALLAQWVPEQERGVLASCVLSGGEIGITMVQLVSGLLVAEQDWPVFFYLVGGGAVAWFLGFTLVCYSTPDHCPFIQSEEREYIRCNTSNSFLLTTGGEREEMDGEDGYEGEDGEHGREVDATCNTAPWRSMLNSTPLWALVSTSMQQEFQQKLPQELQIALEEVRAHGSSFSELTTIIETIAPSVGNWMASLTTGRLSDVLIEQQILTRTQTRRLMSWLVFLCGSMYMLQIKMSGARIWSVLGMGAYYASIKLLPLDMSPNYAGTLMGISGGMGALQELLMPYLDQLETDYKLVSSVRAAMWVIGASYISGDVQAFNQLEPEREPQ from the exons ATGCTGCCCGCTGTTGAGCAGAAGTTGAGcgatatttttatat ATCTGGAGGTGCGACAGCGATGGGTTCTCTGCTGCTTCACATTTTTGGCGATCATCAATGCCTACACAATGCGTTTGTGCTTGGATTTTACGCTTAACCGAATCATCTTGGAATGTGGTGGTCATAGGGTGGACAATGTTCCTCAAGTGCTGAATCCCAAGGCACTGCCCAACTGGCGTTTTGAACTGGCCATGGCACTGAATCATACGGAATATCAACTAAGAAGCAGGCTAAAAGCGGGAAAGGAGCACCAAGATCCCAACCAGATAAGCGACAAAAGATCGCGGGATAGAGAACCTGCCGGTGAGAATCCTCCTGGTCAAGAGGACTCTCAAGAACGTTTGAGCTGCTCCGAGCTATGGCCTCGTCAAACCCAATCCCTTGTAGTAATGGCATTCTATGCCGGCTATATGCTCACCCACGTTCCGGGCGGACGGCTAGCGGAGAGGTATGGTGGAAAGTGGGTGCTCGGTGCTGCCATACTCACGTCAGCGGTGCTGACCCTGCTAACTCCCACTGCAGTGCGACAGGGCGGTCCGTATGCCCTTGTCGCTGTCCGTCTATTGGTCGGAATTTGTGAGGGCCCTTGCTTTCCGGCCGTGTGTGCACTCCTGGCCCAGTGGGTTCCAGAACAAGAGCGCGGAGTGCTGGCAAGCTGCGTACTCAGTGGCGGTGAGATCGGCATCACGATGGTCCAGTTGGTCAGCGGGTTGCTTGTGGCGGAGCAGGATTGGCCCGTGTTCTTCTATCTGGTTGGTGGAGGAGCCGTGGCCTGGTTTCTGGGATTT ACCTTAGTTTGCTATAGCACTCCGGATCATTGTCCGTTTATTCAGAGCGAAGAACGGGAATACATAAGGTGCAATACTAGCAACTCCTTTTTGTTGACCACTGGCGGAGAAAGAGAGGAGATGGACGGGGAAGATGGATATGAAGGTGAGGATGGGGAGCACGGCAGAGAAGTGGATGCAACGTGTAACACTGCACCTTGGAGGAGTATGCTTAACAGCACGCCGCTCTGGGCACTGGTTTCCACCTCCATGCAGCAGGAATTCCAACAAAAATTGCCCCAGGAGCTGCAAATTGCGCTAGAGGAAGTAAGAGCCCATGGCAGCAGTTTCTCAGAACTAACCACCATCATCGAAACGATAGCACCGTCCGTTGGAAACTGGATGGCTTCGCTGACAACAGGGCGGCTGAGCGATGTGCTAATCGAGCAGCAGATTCTCACGCGCACTCAGACGCGCCGCCTCATGTCCTGGTTGGTCTTCTTATGCGGATCCATGTACATGCTGCAGATCAAGATGAGCGGAGCACGAATCTGGAGCGTTCTGGGCATGGGAGCCTACTATGCGAGCATTAAGCTGCTACCGCTGGATATGAGTCCCAACTATGCTGGCACTTTGATGGGCATTTCGGGCGGCATGGGTGCGCTTCAAGAACTACTGATGCCCTATCTGGATCAACTGGAGACCGACTACAAGCTGGTGAGCAGTGTGAGGGCCGCCATGTGGGTAATCGGCGCCAGCTACATATCCGGTGACGTGCAGGCGTTTAACCAACTGGAACCAGAACGGGAGCCACAATGA
- the LOC6617696 gene encoding mitochondrial import receptor subunit TOM70: protein MAMTLNIGSMKLTKWQLALILGTPLVIGLGTYAVKSWTAAPKELDGEKKRSKAKIEKQAISLDGTAPDQELERNKKSAELGEKLSPLKEANNYKTEGNNCYRNGKYDEAIKFYDKAIDKCPKEHRTDMAIFYQNRAASYEMLKKWSNVKEDCTASLEFNPRYAKAYYRRARAHEATKDMNECLDDVTATCILEMFQNNQTIMFADRVLKETGRLDAEKGIRNRVPVVPSACFVNTYTRSFIADPLQTMKVPAPKSDAPPKGFLRAHLAFLEEKYDEIIPACTEEIESSEAEAQYKVEALLMRGTFHLLCGSYVESQQDFDAILANDYADPNLRAYAYIKRAALFIQLDQREKGIADFAEAERLNPENPDVYHQRAQILLLLEQIEPALAEFEKAVSIAPNHAIAFVQKCYAEYRLSLLAGDQRRLESVMHTFQNAIERFPDCVECYSLTAQVLADQQQFAQAEEYYKKAMVLAPTNPALIVHQAIMVLQWRGDINLAVQLLNKAIEVDPKCELAYETLGTVEVQRAQLTRAVELFEKALLYAKSQAELVHVYSLRNAAVAQINVTKKLGIDMNSVSAMAQSGLMPQGVA, encoded by the exons ATGGCGATGACTCTGAACATTGGCTCGATGAAGCTGACAAAGTGGCAGCTGGCGCTCATCCTTGGAACTCCCCTGGTCATCGGACTGGGCACCTATGCGGTGAAGAGCTGGACGGCTGCGCCCAAGGAGTTGGACGGGGAGAAGAAGCGATCAAAGGCCAAGATCGAGAAGCAGGCCATTTCCCTGGACGGCACGGCACCGGACCAGGAGCTGGAACGCAATAAGAAGTCCGCCGAGCTGGGCGAGAAGCTGTCGCCTCTAAAGGAGGCCAACAACTACAAGACGGAGGGTAACAACTGCTACAGGAATGGGAAGTACGATGAGGCCATTAAATTCTATGACAAGGCCATCGACAAGTGTCCCAAGGAGCACCGCACTGACATGGCCATCTTCTACCAGAACCGCGCCGCCTCTTACGAGATGCTCAAGAAGTGGTCCAACGTCAAGGAGGACTGCACAGCCTCGCTGGAATTCAATCCTCGTTACGCCAAGGCATATTATCGTCGTGCCCGTGCTCACGAGGCCACCAAGGATATGAACGAGTGCTTGGACGATGTCACAGCCACCTGTATCCTGGAGATGTTCCAAAATAATCAAACTATCATGTTCGCTGACCGTGTGCTCAAGGAGACCGGCCGATTGGACGCCGAGAAGGGTATTCGCAATCGGGTGCCAGTCGTGCCGTCGGCTTGCTTCGTAAACACCTACACGCGTTCCTTCATCGCGGATCCGCTGCAGACCATGAAAGTCCCAGCCCCTAAATCCGATGCACCCCCAAAGGGTTTCCTGCGTGCCCACCTCGCTTTCCTCGAGGAGAAGTACGATGAAATTATTCCCGCCTGCACCGAAGAGATTGAATCCTCCGAGGCCGAAGCACAGTACAAAGTGGAGGCTCTGCTTATGCGGGGAACTTTCCATCTGCTGTGTGGCTCCTATGTAGAAAGCCAGCAGGACTTTGATGCTATTTTAGCTAATG ACTATGCTGATCCCAACTTGCGTGCTTATGCCTACATAAAGCGGGCAGCTCTCTTCATCCAGCTGGATCAGCGCGAAAAGGGTATAGCCGATTTTGCTGAGGCGGAACGCCTGAACCCAGAGAACCCAGATGTGTACCACCAGCGCGCCCAGATCCTTCTGCTGCTGGAGCAGATAGAGCCTGCCTTGGCTGAGTTCGAAAAGGCGGTGAGCATTGCACCCAACCACGCCATCGCCTTCGTCCAGAAGTGTTATGCCGAGTACCGACTATCCCTCCTGGCCGGCGACCAGCGGCGCTTGGAGAGTGTAATGCACACCTTCCAAAATGCCATCGAGCGTTTCCCGGACTGCGTTGAGTGCTACAGTCTAACGGCTCAGGTTTTGGCCGACCAGCAACAGTTTGCTCAGGCGGAGGAATACTACAAAAAGGCCATGGTATTGGCGCCAACAAATCCCGCACTTATCGTTCACCAGGCCATCATGGTGCTTCAGTGGCGCGGAGACATTAATTTGGCTGTCCAGCTGCTCAACAAGGCGATCGAAGTAGATCCCAAATGCGAGCTGGCCTACGAGACACTCGGAACAGTCGAAGTGCAGCGGGCGCAACTCACACGGGCCGTCGAGCTTTTTGAAAAGGCACTGCTTTATGCCAAGAGCCAGGCGGAGTTGGTGCACGTTTACTCGCTGCGCAACGCGGCGGTGGCCCAAATCAACGTCACCAAAAAGCTGGGTATCGACATGAACTCAGTGTCGGCAATGGCCCAATCCGGATTGATGCCCCAGGGCGTTGCATAG
- the LOC6617697 gene encoding endoplasmic reticulum lectin 1 has translation MAKSYVIIARISLLLNLIIAAVSHEAKDFDDSILYKIDFEVSDLVGQPDLGNQLRTFYTPDKEKYDCLIPTLEHQKEEEKSDKPELSPISLLQPIFSALTCTYRIEAYWSYEICHGHHVRQYHEEREGKNVKFQEYYLGKWTDDKMKILTKDWSADIKAGVKPKYKSLKIDNTRYPYFEMEYSDGTMCDIINAPRTTMVRYVCYPHGKDDIYSFKETSSCNYEAIILSSTLCAIRGLHAEETKELSIQCFNSESEPHSPLSMLRSELKEWTESEADLLVFKEKAKTDGDLISFNNGDDIDKVLLKHFSNGYLKVDGDFQQLLLSIAASGTGPTPITDLTPLKDFISGKNCLTGGNGWWKYEFCYGRHVRQFHKDKTSEVELFLGYFSEEAHRAWSNANPDKGARRSGFTTSIWHHYGKGTHCEQIGVPREVDVKLTCTPVTNSGTAVSMYLLEPKTCQYILVVESPTICDLMHYADSQGLVKLEDLDKILVTETDKSTTSSASAPAPAPAPTSSTDEENRP, from the exons ATGGCCAAGTCCTACGTGATAATTGCGAGAATATCATTGCTGCTGAATTTAATAATTGCAGCGGTTTCCCACGAAGCCAAAGATTTTGACGAttcaattttgtataaaattgATTTCGAAGTGTCGGATTTAGTTGGGCAGCCG GATTTGGGCAATCAGCTGCGAACATTCTACACGCCGGATAAGGAGAAGTACGACTGCCTGATTCCCACTTTGGAACACCAAAAGGAGGAGGAAAAGTCCGACAAGCCAGAGTTGT CTCCAATAAGTTTGCTGCAGCCCATTTTCTCCGCCCTGACCTGCACGTACCGCATCGAGGCCTACTGGTCGTACGAGATCTGCCATGGCCACCATGTGCGTCAGTATCACGAGGAGCGCGAGGGAAAGAACGTTAAGTTCCAGGAGTACTACCTGGGCAAATGGACCGATGACAAGATGAAGATACTGACAAAAGACTGGAGCGCAGACATCAAGGCGGGCGTTAAGCCGAAATACAAAAGCCTGAAGATCGACAACACTCGTTATCCATACTTTGAGATGGAATACAGCGATGGCACTATGTGCGACATAATTAACGCTCCTCGCACCACAATGGTGCGCTATGTGTGCTATCCCCATGGCAAGGACGATATCTACTCCTTCAAGGAGACATCCTCGTGCAATTATGAGGCCATTATACTTTCCTCGACGCTGTGCGCAATTCGCGGCCTTCATGCCGAAGAGACCAAGGAACTATCCATACAATGTTTCAACTCCGAATCGGAACCGCACAGCCCGCTGAGCATGCTGCGATCGGAGCTGAAGGAATGGACTGAATCCGAGGCGGATCTGCTGGTTTTCAAGGAGAAGGCCAAGACGGATGGCGATTTGATCTCCTTTAACAACGGCGATGATATAGACAAAGTCCTACTCAAGCACTTCAGTAATGGTTACCTGAAGGTAGACGGAGACTTTCAGCAGCTCCTGCTGTCTATAGCAGCCTCTGGAACAGGACCCACACCCATCACTGATCTGACGCCCCTTAAGGACTTTATATCGGGCAAGAACTGCCTAACTGGG GGCAATGGCTGGTGGAAGTACGAGTTCTGCTATGGGCGACATGTGCGTCAGTTCCACAAGGACAAGACCAGCGAAGTGGAGCTCTTTCTTGGCTACTTCTCAGAGGAAGCGCATCGTGCTTGGTCCAACGCCAACCCGGACAAAGGAGCACGCCGTTCCGGCTTCACGACATCCATCTGGCACCATTATGGCAAGGGAACCCACTGCGAACAGATTGGAGTGCCCCGCGAAGTGGACGTGAAGTTGACCTGCACACCTGTAACGAACAGCGGCACCGCTGTATCCATGTACCTGCTCGAGCCGAAGACGTGCCAGTATATCCTGGTCGTGGAGTCGCCCACAATATGTGATCTCATGCACTACGCCGATTCCCAGGGCCTGGTTAAACTGGAGGATCTGGACAAGATCTTGGTTACGGAAACCGATAAGTCGACTACCAGTTCggcttctgctcctgctcctgctccagctccaactTCCAGCACAGATGAGGAGAATCGTCCTTAG
- the LOC6621460 gene encoding uncharacterized protein LOC6621460 has translation MDVLDTQKHAISTIAGRSFSGLALGHLRLVVDLTPSQLAVRCVLNRVRNNIINSAKRIMSAYEKMPAKAPRRLSPIWFLVITFLLFATTLTALAVIEAGRAQNNEGGESDLIILTRMWNHFKAGVDNDTEIATVERTARDAGNASNPSASASQQSRNFYEEQKAVVVNAESMDSPVLGQRQDAYGPPQSREDSYEQDPYYDVADDYGPGRYPSAESKEESEEEERIYDKEDTGEGRSQQARPYDSFYAPWSYKQQPTLVATHPAAEGNNRKLQAPSAPIRSPYPAYDEMYDYPMGFQPRPHQETAMAKQSQPASDNAVVQIQSESTLVTVLKSLKQIWDLYQALMSAWNAVSERHQQSTEKFRQEQAAKKAEKEQLRQQQQQKTRINSKKPPRMEGNKKNQNKRPTTTTTKATTNKTTTTAAPEVSDEEEEAEEKEQSQKTVEKVETVTTSAPATKVSALKGEKGNLRSVRGLRQRRDAEAEEKADTDVGEGRYIKGDPLKGYYDFVITEGSYKFWAVFQVGTALLIIYSTFAAIYYSKVNPLTSDYDYTDYLGGVRSLSGGDADFVDDGDAATPPVSTTSRIMEWLPRTAHSIQFILDAIDKMPVDHDKDKELGWSTAQKDTPALGMR, from the exons ATGGATGTTCTAGATACCCAAAAACACGCCATTAGCACCATTGCCGGGCGGAGTTTTTCTGGCTTAGCATTGGGACATCTTCGGTTAGTTGTCGACTTAACTCCGAGCCAACTGGCCGTGCGGTGTGTGCTGAACAGGGTTCGAAACAATATAATCAATAGTGCCAAACGGATAATGTCTGCCTACGAGAAAATGCCGGCGAAGGCGCCACGACGCCTCTCACccatttggtttttggtgATCACGTTTCTTCTCTTTGCCACCACCTTAACGGCGCTGGCCGTGATCGAAGCTGGACGGGCACAGAACAACGAGGGCGGAGAAAGCGATCTCATAATCCTCACGCGCATGTGGAATCACTTCAAGGCCGGTGTCGATAATGATACGGAAATTGCCACGGTGGAGCGAACTGCTAGGGATGCCGGAAATGCAAGCAATCCGAGTGCATCCGCATCGCAGCAGAGCAGAAACTTCTACGAGGAGCAGAAGGCGGTGGTGGTGAATGCAGAGAGCATGGATTCTCCCGTGTTGGGACAACGCCAGGATGCCTACGGTCCGCCGCAGAGTCGCGAGGATTCCTACGAGCAGGATCCGTACTACGATGTGGCCGATGACTACGGACCTGGACGATATCCCAGTGCAGAGTCCAAGGAGGAGTCGGAAGAGGAGGAGCGCATCTATGATAAGGAAGACACCGGTGAGGGCAGGTCACAGCAGGCACGTCCGTACGATTCCTTCTACGCTCCGTGGTCATACAAACAGCAGCCAACTCTAGTGGCTACTCATCCCGCAGCCGAGGGCAACAATAGAAAGCTCCAGGCGCCTTCAGCTCCTATCAG ATCGCCCTATCCCGCCTACGATGAGATGTACGACTATCCCATGGGCttccagccacgcccacatcaGGAAACGGCGATGGCCAAGCAATCACAGCCCGCCTCCGACAATGCAGTAGTCCAAATCCAAAGTGAATCCACACTGGTCACCGTGCTGAAGAGCCTCAAGCAGATTTGGGATCTGTATCAGGCACTGATGAGTGCCTGGAACGCGGTCAGCGAACGCCATCAGCAGAGTACTGAGAAGTTCCGCCAGGAGCAGGCGGCGAAGAAAGCCGAGAAGGAGCAACtgcgtcagcagcagcaacagaagaCCAGGATAAACTCCAAGAAACCGCCGCGAATGGAGGGAAACAAAAAGAACCAGAACAAGAGGccgactacaacaacaactaagGCAACAACCAACAAGACGACGACGACAGCTGCTCCAGAAGTCTCtgatgaggaggaggaagcGGAGGAGAAGGAACAGTCGCAGAAGACAGTGGAGAAAGTTGAGACAGTCACAACATCGGCACCAGCCACCAAAGTCTCGGCACTCAAGGGGGAAAAGGGAAATCTGAGATCGGTGCGTGGACTGCGCCAAAGACGCGATGCCGAGGCGGAGGAGAAGGCCGACACGGATGTGGGCGAGGGTCGCTACATCAAGGGTGATCCTCTCAAGGGATACTACGATTTCGTCATCACGGAGGGCTCCTACAAGTTCTGGGCCGTCTTTCAG GTGGGCACAGCTCTGCTGATCATCTACTCGACGTTTGCCGCCATTTACTACTCCAAGGTGAATCCGCTGACCAGTGACTACGACTACACGGATTACCTGGGTGGAGTTCGTTCGTTGTCCGGCGGAGATGCGGATTTCGTGGACGACGGCGATGCAGCGACACCGCCCGTCTCGACCACCTCTCGCATCATGGAGTGGCTGCCACGGACGGCGCATTCCATCCAGTTTATACTGGATGCCATCGATAAAATGCCAGTGGATCATGATAAGGACAAGGAGCTCGGCTGGTCCACGGCGCAAAAGGACACGCCGGCGCTGGGAATGAGATAG